A stretch of the Clostridium fungisolvens genome encodes the following:
- a CDS encoding glycoside hydrolase family 3 protein, with product MGKKKMSKKKSRIITRSILAGLLVIVFGVNIALYQFREIITSYFTTMNTTSKESVAARDKSKKLVEQIADEGIVLLQNKDNTLPLKTTATNKTKVNVFGWSFTNPIYGGTGSGSTDTSTAVTPKAGLEAAGFQVNDTLYNDYLALKMQRPIVGMNGQDWTIPEPEASFYTADRMKQAKDFSDTAIIFIARSGGEGADLPTSLDGADTFNEKGSQQGPTGQRFGNKDDLDASKHYLELSNREKGMVEAVTKNFNKVILVVNSSNTFELSWVKNYSQIKSVLNIGGPGQNGFNSLGKVIAGTVNPSGKTVDVYATDLLDAPSIKNFGNYDYVVKNADGSYSQAFDSGKVGLNYVDYAEGVYVGYRYYETAASEGAINYDEKVMYPFGYGLSYTNFKQEVVPDSLSWNDKDISVKVKVTNTGSVAGKDVVELYYSAPYTGKLEKSSIVIGAFAKTNEIKAGESETVTLSFKVEDMASYDSNKAYTAKGGYVLEQGEYKLMLMNNSHEKIADVASKNLSQVVYDSTARSTDKQTAVNQLDGNVTGEGSIATYLSRANGFANLKDIDKNQTYTIKSADGKTTSKVKGTLVDSSFVKYVNSKRYDVPADTKTSAPTTGAKNGKKLKDYVGVDIKDKSWDALLDQLSVDDMVNLVVHGGYKTVELTSVGKPATLDYDGPSAISSFLAKTKVSGISFPSEVLVASTWNVKLAESMGQCIGAEANSYGVTGWYAPAMNTHRTAFGGRNFEYYSEDGLVAGKMAAAVTKGYQSKGGYVYMKHFALNDQETNRTFGVLTWANEQTIREIYLKPFEFAVKEGGAKAVMSSFNSVGNTWAGASSGLLKQILRNEWGFKGMIDTDFYMNGGGISAYPYMVFELGIRAGNDTYLTGVAPMGVPSANTKSNDTLWSLREASHNMLYTIANSGAIKDGLSTDTPTWVKITIGVDVVLVLAILAGLVVSFRKSNKKEEVEV from the coding sequence ATGGGTAAGAAAAAAATGAGTAAGAAAAAGTCTCGTATAATAACGAGATCTATATTGGCAGGTTTACTTGTAATTGTATTCGGGGTAAATATTGCATTATATCAATTTAGAGAAATTATTACATCTTATTTTACTACAATGAACACTACTAGTAAGGAATCTGTTGCAGCACGTGACAAATCAAAAAAACTTGTTGAGCAGATTGCAGATGAAGGAATAGTTCTTCTTCAAAACAAGGATAATACTCTTCCTTTAAAAACAACAGCTACAAATAAGACTAAAGTAAACGTTTTTGGATGGAGCTTTACAAATCCTATTTATGGTGGTACTGGTTCTGGTTCAACAGATACATCTACTGCAGTTACACCAAAAGCAGGACTAGAAGCTGCTGGCTTCCAAGTAAATGATACTCTATATAACGACTATCTTGCATTAAAAATGCAAAGACCAATAGTGGGTATGAATGGACAAGACTGGACTATTCCTGAGCCAGAAGCATCATTCTATACAGCTGATAGAATGAAGCAAGCTAAGGATTTCTCTGACACTGCAATTATATTTATTGCACGTTCAGGTGGAGAAGGTGCTGATCTTCCAACAAGCTTAGATGGTGCTGATACTTTTAATGAAAAAGGCAGCCAACAAGGACCAACAGGTCAAAGATTTGGTAATAAGGATGATCTTGACGCAAGCAAGCATTATCTTGAACTTAGTAACAGAGAAAAAGGTATGGTAGAAGCTGTTACAAAGAACTTTAATAAAGTAATTCTTGTTGTTAACAGCAGTAATACTTTTGAACTTAGCTGGGTTAAGAATTACAGTCAAATCAAGAGTGTATTAAATATCGGAGGTCCAGGACAAAACGGATTTAACTCTCTTGGAAAAGTTATTGCAGGTACTGTTAATCCATCTGGTAAAACTGTAGACGTTTATGCTACAGATCTTTTAGATGCACCTTCAATAAAAAACTTTGGAAACTACGATTATGTTGTTAAGAATGCAGATGGGTCATACTCACAAGCATTTGATTCAGGTAAAGTTGGACTAAATTATGTTGACTATGCAGAAGGGGTTTATGTAGGATACAGATACTATGAAACTGCTGCATCAGAAGGAGCAATAAACTACGATGAAAAGGTAATGTATCCATTTGGATATGGTTTAAGCTACACAAACTTTAAGCAAGAAGTAGTTCCAGATAGCTTATCATGGAATGATAAAGATATATCTGTTAAGGTAAAGGTAACAAACACTGGATCAGTGGCTGGAAAAGATGTAGTAGAGTTATACTATTCCGCACCTTACACTGGTAAACTAGAGAAATCTTCAATCGTCATTGGTGCATTTGCAAAGACAAATGAAATAAAGGCAGGAGAATCAGAGACTGTTACACTTTCATTTAAAGTAGAAGATATGGCATCATATGATTCTAACAAAGCTTACACTGCAAAAGGTGGATATGTTCTTGAGCAAGGTGAATACAAGCTTATGCTTATGAATAACTCTCATGAAAAGATAGCTGATGTAGCTTCAAAGAATCTTTCTCAAGTTGTTTACGACTCTACAGCTCGTTCTACAGATAAGCAAACAGCTGTAAATCAATTAGATGGTAATGTCACAGGCGAAGGAAGTATAGCAACATATCTTTCAAGAGCTAATGGTTTTGCAAATCTTAAGGATATTGATAAGAATCAAACTTATACAATCAAATCTGCAGATGGTAAGACTACATCTAAAGTAAAAGGTACTTTAGTGGATTCAAGTTTTGTTAAATATGTTAATAGTAAGAGATATGATGTACCTGCTGATACTAAGACTTCAGCTCCTACTACTGGTGCAAAGAATGGTAAGAAGTTAAAAGATTATGTAGGTGTTGATATTAAAGACAAGAGCTGGGATGCTTTACTTGACCAACTATCAGTTGATGATATGGTTAACTTAGTAGTACATGGAGGATATAAGACAGTAGAACTTACTTCAGTTGGTAAGCCTGCTACACTTGATTATGATGGACCTTCAGCTATTAGCTCATTCCTTGCTAAAACAAAGGTATCTGGTATTTCATTCCCTTCAGAAGTTTTAGTAGCTTCTACATGGAATGTTAAGCTTGCAGAGTCTATGGGACAATGCATTGGAGCTGAAGCTAATAGTTATGGTGTTACTGGTTGGTACGCACCTGCTATGAATACTCATCGTACAGCATTTGGTGGAAGAAACTTTGAATATTATTCTGAAGATGGACTTGTTGCAGGTAAGATGGCAGCAGCTGTTACCAAGGGATATCAAAGTAAGGGCGGATATGTTTACATGAAGCATTTTGCATTAAATGATCAAGAAACTAACCGTACTTTCGGAGTATTAACTTGGGCTAATGAACAAACTATTCGTGAAATTTACCTAAAGCCATTTGAATTTGCAGTTAAAGAAGGCGGTGCTAAAGCTGTTATGTCTTCCTTTAACAGTGTAGGTAACACTTGGGCTGGTGCAAGTTCGGGTCTACTAAAACAAATCCTTCGTAATGAATGGGGCTTTAAAGGTATGATTGACACTGACTTCTATATGAATGGAGGCGGAATAAGCGCATATCCATACATGGTATTTGAACTTGGTATCCGTGCAGGAAATGACACTTACCTTACTGGGGTAGCACCTATGGGAGTACCTTCTGCTAATACTAAGAGCAATGATACTTTGTGGTCACTAAGAGAAGCTTCTCACAATATGTTATACACTATTGCAAATAGTGGTGCTATTAAAGATGGTCTAAGTACAGATACTCCAACATGGGTTAAGATAACAATTGGTGTTGATGTTGTACTTGTTCTAGCTATATTAGCAGGTCTAGTTGTTAGCTTCAGAAAAAGCAATAAAAAAGAAGAAGTTGAAGTTTAA
- a CDS encoding glycoside hydrolase family 3 C-terminal domain-containing protein, translated as MKYAEIISRMTLEEKASLTSGKDFWQSMDIERLNIGSMFLSDGPHGIRKQAAAADHLGLNPSIPATCFPTAATVANSWNEALGEEVGEYLGREAVAQKVNVLLGPGINMKRNPLCGRNFEYFSEDPYLAGKIAAGYIRGIQSQGISACAKHFCVNNQEERRMAIDTVVDERTLREIYLTAFEIAVKEGKTKSIMSSYNMLNGTYTNENIHLMQDILRREWGFNGVVVTDWGGSNDRVAGLVAGNELEMPTTAGETNEEIIQAIKSGRIKEEVLDQCVDRLLDLNFTTREVFKEPNSEFSKEKHHRIAQKVAEESIVLLKNDDNILPLKKGTQVAIIGDFAEKPRYQGAGSSIVNPTILHNTLDCFKESEFESVGYESGFERYGKKSKKKIEKACELAKKADVILLYIGLDEATEAEGLDRQDMRIPDNQIELLNALYEVNKNIVVILSCGSAVEMPWLKKVKAVLHGYLGGQAGTRAMLRVLSGEVNPSGKLAETYPIHYEDTPSFSNFPGKEVSVEYREAVYIGYRYYDTANIDVLFPFGYGLSYTTFEYSDIKVNKDKVTFKIRNSGNVPGMEVAQLYVGCRSKEIFRPKKELKGFAKVFINPGETKTMTIPFDDKTFRYFNVKTNKWEVEQSDYKIMIGASSDDIRLIDSIFIEGTGAPLPYDKELLPSYYSGKANNVSKEEFETLIGRKVPISTWNRKKPLGYNDTIAQCQYAKGWFARFAFHMISFAYWFLRKTGKRMTANVIMMSIYHMPFRGIARMTGGVANIQMVDGILMVANGHFFKGLSHLLKERNKLVKKNKSNGAMATVIKES; from the coding sequence ATGAAATATGCAGAAATAATAAGTCGCATGACTTTAGAAGAAAAAGCATCACTAACATCCGGCAAGGATTTTTGGCAATCCATGGATATTGAGCGTTTAAACATAGGTAGCATGTTTCTGTCTGATGGTCCTCATGGTATTAGAAAACAGGCTGCAGCTGCAGACCATCTTGGACTTAATCCTAGTATTCCAGCAACTTGTTTTCCAACAGCAGCAACTGTAGCAAATAGTTGGAATGAAGCTTTAGGAGAAGAGGTTGGAGAATATCTTGGCAGAGAAGCGGTTGCGCAAAAAGTTAATGTACTTTTGGGACCAGGGATTAATATGAAAAGGAACCCTTTATGTGGAAGAAATTTTGAGTATTTTAGTGAAGACCCATATCTTGCTGGTAAGATAGCAGCAGGATATATAAGAGGAATTCAATCTCAAGGAATTTCAGCCTGTGCTAAGCATTTTTGTGTAAACAACCAAGAAGAGAGACGTATGGCAATTGATACGGTTGTGGATGAAAGGACCCTTAGAGAAATTTATTTGACTGCATTTGAAATTGCAGTTAAAGAAGGTAAGACTAAATCCATAATGTCTTCCTATAATATGCTAAATGGTACCTATACAAATGAAAATATTCATCTTATGCAGGATATACTTCGCAGAGAATGGGGCTTTAATGGTGTGGTGGTTACAGATTGGGGTGGAAGTAACGATCGTGTAGCTGGATTAGTAGCAGGCAATGAGTTGGAGATGCCTACAACTGCAGGCGAGACCAATGAAGAAATAATTCAGGCAATTAAAAGTGGAAGAATCAAAGAGGAAGTATTAGATCAATGTGTAGATAGATTACTTGATCTTAATTTTACTACAAGGGAAGTATTTAAGGAGCCTAACAGTGAGTTTAGTAAAGAAAAGCATCATAGGATAGCGCAAAAGGTTGCAGAAGAATCAATTGTTCTTCTAAAAAATGATGATAACATATTACCTCTAAAAAAAGGAACGCAAGTTGCTATAATAGGGGACTTTGCTGAAAAACCACGATATCAAGGTGCAGGCTCATCTATCGTGAATCCTACTATTTTACACAATACATTAGATTGCTTTAAAGAATCAGAATTTGAAAGTGTTGGATATGAATCAGGTTTTGAACGTTATGGCAAAAAGAGTAAGAAAAAAATAGAGAAGGCATGTGAACTTGCTAAAAAAGCAGATGTCATCCTTTTATATATTGGGCTAGATGAGGCTACTGAAGCTGAAGGACTAGATAGACAAGACATGAGGATTCCAGATAATCAGATAGAGCTATTGAATGCTTTATACGAAGTTAATAAAAATATAGTTGTGATACTATCCTGTGGTTCTGCTGTAGAAATGCCATGGCTTAAAAAGGTAAAAGCAGTATTGCATGGTTATTTAGGTGGTCAGGCTGGTACAAGAGCAATGCTTAGAGTTCTGTCAGGTGAGGTGAACCCTTCAGGAAAACTAGCAGAGACATATCCAATACATTACGAAGATACTCCTTCTTTTAGTAATTTCCCTGGAAAAGAAGTAAGTGTGGAGTATAGGGAAGCTGTCTATATAGGATATCGTTACTACGATACAGCTAATATAGATGTTCTTTTCCCTTTTGGGTATGGACTAAGTTATACAACTTTCGAATATTCGGATATTAAAGTAAATAAAGATAAGGTTACTTTTAAGATTAGAAACTCTGGTAATGTTCCTGGAATGGAAGTTGCTCAGCTATATGTAGGATGCAGATCTAAAGAAATATTTAGACCTAAGAAAGAGCTAAAGGGATTTGCAAAGGTATTTATAAATCCAGGTGAAACAAAAACTATGACAATACCTTTTGATGATAAGACTTTCAGATATTTTAATGTGAAAACAAATAAATGGGAAGTAGAACAGTCGGATTATAAAATAATGATTGGTGCATCAAGTGATGATATAAGGTTGATAGACAGTATTTTTATTGAGGGTACTGGAGCACCACTTCCATATGATAAAGAATTACTTCCGTCATATTATTCAGGAAAAGCGAACAATGTTAGTAAAGAAGAGTTTGAAACTTTAATTGGACGTAAAGTTCCTATATCAACTTGGAATAGAAAGAAACCTCTTGGTTATAACGATACTATTGCACAGTGCCAGTACGCCAAAGGTTGGTTTGCAAGATTTGCATTCCATATGATTAGTTTTGCATATTGGTTCTTGAGAAAAACAGGAAAAAGAATGACTGCTAATGTAATAATGATGTCTATATATCATATGCCATTTAGAGGTATAGCAAGGATGACAGGTGGAGTAGCAAACATCCAGATGGTTGATGGTATTTTGATGGTAGCAAATGGACACTTCTTCAAAGGCTTAAGTCATTTATTAAAGGAAAGAAATAAGCTGGTAAAGAAAAATAAAAGCAATGGAGCAATGGCAACAGTTATTAAGGAGAGTTAA
- a CDS encoding MurR/RpiR family transcriptional regulator encodes MLISNKLESIDSLSKSEEILANYILNEKENIENLSTKDLANATYTSPSTVVRLSQKLGFSGWNELKEKYIEELQYLNNHFSDVDPNFPFEAHDSFINVASKVAHLAANSIEDTLSLLKNDELKKAVDLLNKAQMINVYGSSNSLLMAYDFKHKMLRINRHVEIMNLPGEQMVVASNSSPKNCAILISYSGENEEVLKIAEMLKNKNTPTIVLTSIGENTLRSFGDCAFSISTREKLYSKIATYSSNDSIHLILDILYSCLFKINYDFNLEYKTNISKEIDPRSSTINLIKEQNEL; translated from the coding sequence ATGCTTATTTCAAATAAACTTGAATCTATAGATTCTCTATCAAAATCAGAAGAAATTCTTGCTAATTATATTCTTAATGAAAAAGAAAACATTGAAAATCTATCTACTAAAGATTTGGCAAACGCAACTTATACTTCGCCCTCTACAGTAGTCCGACTATCACAAAAGCTTGGTTTCAGTGGGTGGAACGAACTTAAAGAAAAGTATATTGAAGAACTTCAATACTTAAACAACCATTTTTCTGATGTTGATCCAAATTTTCCATTTGAAGCTCACGATTCTTTTATAAATGTTGCTTCAAAGGTTGCACATTTAGCAGCTAATAGTATTGAAGATACGCTTTCTCTTTTAAAGAATGATGAGTTAAAAAAGGCGGTGGATCTACTTAATAAAGCGCAAATGATTAATGTATATGGAAGCAGTAATTCACTACTTATGGCATATGATTTCAAACATAAAATGCTTAGAATAAATCGTCATGTTGAAATTATGAATTTACCTGGTGAGCAAATGGTGGTTGCTTCAAATTCCTCACCTAAAAATTGTGCTATATTAATTTCTTATTCAGGAGAAAACGAAGAGGTTTTAAAAATTGCAGAGATGTTAAAAAATAAAAACACACCTACAATTGTACTTACAAGCATTGGTGAGAACACCTTAAGATCCTTTGGTGATTGTGCTTTTTCTATATCTACAAGAGAAAAACTTTATTCAAAGATTGCAACATATTCAAGCAATGATTCTATTCATTTAATTTTAGATATTTTATATTCTTGCTTATTCAAGATTAATTACGATTTCAATCTAGAATATAAGACTAATATTTCAAAAGAAATAGATCCAAGATCTTCAACCATTAACTTGATAAAAGAGCAAAATGAACTTTAG
- a CDS encoding glycosyltransferase family 2 protein translates to MKLLSVVIPCYNSQEYMRHCIESLLPGGECVELLIVNDGSIDKTAEIADEYARKYPTIVRAIHQQNGGHGEAVNAGIRNATGLYFKVVDSDDWVDSSAYEEILRALNKLTSAETPVDMLISNFVYEKEGAKNKKVMKYENALPEGTIFTWDDIKHFRKGQYILMHSVIYRTQLLRDCGLELPKHTFYVDNLFVYVPLEHVNKIYYVNVDFYRYFIGRGDQSVNESVMIKRIDQQIKVNKLMIERVQLEDINNIKLRKYMFNYLEIVTVVSTILLIRSGTTENLEKKKELWKYIKDTDLELYNSLRYGFMGGIMNLPGQIGRSIAVGAYKISQRLVGFN, encoded by the coding sequence ATGAAATTATTATCGGTAGTAATTCCTTGCTATAATTCACAAGAATATATGAGACATTGTATTGAATCTCTGTTGCCAGGGGGAGAGTGTGTAGAACTATTAATAGTTAATGATGGCTCTATTGATAAAACAGCAGAGATTGCAGATGAATACGCAAGAAAATATCCGACTATCGTAAGAGCGATACATCAACAAAATGGAGGACATGGAGAGGCTGTAAATGCTGGAATAAGAAATGCAACAGGACTATATTTTAAAGTTGTGGATAGTGATGATTGGGTAGATTCTAGTGCATATGAAGAAATATTAAGGGCATTGAACAAACTAACCTCAGCTGAAACTCCTGTTGATATGTTAATAAGTAATTTTGTATATGAAAAAGAAGGTGCAAAGAATAAGAAGGTTATGAAGTATGAAAATGCACTTCCAGAAGGGACAATCTTCACTTGGGATGACATTAAGCATTTTAGAAAAGGTCAGTATATATTGATGCATTCTGTTATATATAGAACACAATTGTTAAGAGATTGTGGATTAGAACTGCCAAAGCATACCTTCTATGTTGATAACTTATTTGTATATGTTCCACTTGAACATGTTAATAAAATCTACTATGTTAATGTTGATTTTTATAGATATTTTATAGGTAGAGGTGATCAATCGGTTAATGAGAGTGTAATGATAAAAAGAATTGATCAACAGATTAAAGTGAACAAGCTTATGATAGAGAGAGTACAATTAGAAGATATTAATAATATAAAGCTTCGTAAGTATATGTTTAACTACCTAGAAATTGTTACAGTAGTATCTACTATCTTATTAATACGTTCTGGAACAACAGAAAACTTAGAGAAGAAAAAAGAATTATGGAAGTATATTAAAGATACTGATCTAGAGTTGTATAATAGCCTTAGATACGGATTTATGGGTGGAATAATGAACTTGCCTGGGCAAATTGGTCGTAGTATTGCTGTAGGGGCATACAAAATATCGCAAAGATTGGTTGGGTTTAATTAA
- a CDS encoding beta-glucosidase, whose amino-acid sequence MKYRELIEKMTLEEKASLMSGKDFWQTQEIERLGINSMFLADGPHGIRKQAVAADHLGLNEGIPATCFPTAATVANSWNDELGERVGEYLGEEAISQKVNVLLGPGVNMKRNPLCGRNFQYFSEDPYLAGKMAAGYIRGIQSQGISACVKHFCVNNQEERRMAIDTIVDERTLREIYLTAFEIAVKEGRTKTIMSSYNKLNGTYTNENMHLMKDILRGEWNYKGCVITDWGGSNDRIAGLIAGNELEMPTTAGETNEEIIQAIKTGKIKEEVLDECVDRLLELIFTTEEVYKKPHIEFEVEKHHRVAQKVAEESIVLLKNEDNILPLKYGKKVAVIGDFAKNARYQGAGSSIVNPTILDHTLDCFNESGIVSIGYEVGFERYGKKSEKKIEKACELAKKADVILLYIGLDEVTEADGLDRHSMKIPDNQMDLLNALYKVNSNIVAILSCGSAVEMPWINKVKAVLHGYLGGQAGSRAILRILSGDVNPSGKLAETYPIRYEDTPSYYNFPGKEVSVEYREGIYIGYRYYDTANIDVLFPFGYGLSYTTFAYSDIHVSKYGVTFNLTNSGQVAGMEIAQLYVGCKSEAIFRPKKELKGFTKVFINAGETKTVTIPFDDKTFRYFNVKTNRWEIEEAEYKIMVGASSADIRLESSITIEGTGAPLPYDKELLPSYYSGKTNNVSVEEFENLLGRKVPVSTWDRSKPLGYNDTIAQCEYAKGLFARFSYHMIVFAYWFLRKIGKRSTANIIMMSIYHMPFRGIARVTGGVVNMPMLDGILMIVNGNFFKGLKHLLKERRKLLSKKKSKDK is encoded by the coding sequence ATGAAGTATAGAGAATTAATTGAGAAAATGACTTTAGAAGAAAAAGCGTCTTTAATGTCAGGAAAAGATTTTTGGCAGACTCAAGAGATAGAGCGTCTTGGAATTAATAGTATGTTTCTTGCTGACGGACCTCATGGTATTAGAAAACAAGCAGTAGCTGCGGATCATTTAGGACTTAATGAGGGGATTCCAGCAACATGCTTTCCAACAGCTGCAACTGTAGCAAATAGCTGGAATGATGAACTAGGAGAAAGAGTTGGAGAGTATCTAGGTGAAGAAGCTATTTCTCAAAAAGTTAATGTACTGCTAGGGCCTGGAGTTAATATGAAAAGAAATCCTCTATGCGGTAGAAACTTTCAGTATTTCAGTGAAGATCCATATCTTGCAGGTAAAATGGCAGCAGGTTATATAAGGGGGATTCAATCTCAGGGAATATCTGCCTGTGTTAAGCATTTTTGTGTTAACAATCAAGAAGAGAGACGTATGGCTATTGATACTATAGTTGATGAAAGAACTCTTAGAGAAATCTATCTAACTGCATTTGAAATTGCAGTTAAAGAAGGCAGAACTAAGACTATAATGTCATCTTACAATAAGTTAAATGGTACTTATACAAATGAAAATATGCACCTTATGAAGGATATTCTACGAGGGGAATGGAATTACAAAGGATGTGTAATAACTGATTGGGGCGGAAGTAATGATCGTATAGCAGGGTTAATTGCTGGTAATGAGTTAGAGATGCCTACAACAGCAGGTGAGACAAACGAAGAAATAATTCAGGCAATTAAAACTGGAAAAATTAAAGAAGAAGTATTGGATGAGTGTGTTGATAGATTGCTTGAACTTATCTTTACTACTGAGGAAGTATATAAGAAACCACATATTGAGTTTGAGGTAGAAAAGCATCATAGGGTAGCTCAGAAAGTGGCAGAAGAGTCTATAGTACTGCTTAAAAATGAAGATAATATACTACCACTTAAATACGGTAAAAAGGTAGCTGTAATTGGAGATTTTGCAAAGAATGCAAGATATCAAGGTGCAGGATCGTCTATTGTAAATCCTACAATTTTAGATCATACTTTAGATTGTTTTAATGAATCAGGAATTGTAAGTATTGGTTATGAAGTAGGTTTTGAACGTTATGGGAAGAAAAGTGAGAAAAAAATAGAGAAGGCATGTGAACTTGCAAAAAAAGCAGATGTCATCCTTTTATATATAGGATTAGATGAAGTTACAGAAGCTGATGGGTTGGACAGGCACAGTATGAAGATTCCTGATAACCAGATGGATTTATTAAATGCTTTATACAAAGTTAACTCAAATATCGTTGCAATACTTTCTTGTGGCTCTGCAGTAGAAATGCCGTGGATTAATAAAGTGAAAGCGGTATTGCACGGATACTTAGGTGGGCAGGCTGGATCTAGGGCTATACTTAGGATTTTATCAGGGGATGTGAATCCTTCTGGGAAATTAGCAGAAACATATCCAATTCGTTATGAGGATACTCCATCTTATTACAATTTTCCTGGAAAAGAAGTAAGCGTAGAGTATAGAGAAGGAATTTATATTGGTTATCGCTATTATGATACGGCTAATATAGATGTTCTTTTCCCTTTTGGATATGGACTTAGTTATACCACTTTTGCATATTCAGATATACATGTAAGCAAATATGGAGTAACATTTAACTTAACCAATTCGGGACAAGTAGCTGGTATGGAAATTGCACAACTATATGTAGGATGTAAATCAGAGGCAATTTTTAGACCTAAAAAGGAATTAAAAGGTTTTACAAAGGTATTTATAAATGCAGGAGAGACAAAGACAGTAACAATACCTTTTGATGATAAGACTTTCCGCTATTTCAATGTTAAAACAAATAGGTGGGAAATTGAAGAAGCAGAATATAAAATTATGGTTGGAGCATCGAGTGCAGATATAAGATTAGAGTCTTCTATTACTATAGAAGGAACTGGTGCACCGCTTCCGTATGACAAAGAACTGCTTCCATCTTACTATTCAGGAAAAACAAATAATGTTAGCGTAGAAGAATTTGAAAATTTACTTGGACGCAAGGTACCTGTTTCAACATGGGATAGGAGCAAGCCTCTTGGATATAACGATACTATAGCCCAATGTGAGTATGCAAAGGGATTGTTTGCAAGATTTTCATATCATATGATTGTTTTTGCGTACTGGTTTTTAAGAAAGATTGGAAAGAGAAGCACAGCTAACATCATTATGATGTCTATCTACCATATGCCTTTTAGAGGAATAGCTAGAGTTACAGGCGGTGTAGTGAATATGCCTATGTTAGATGGAATTTTGATGATAGTCAACGGTAACTTCTTTAAAGGATTGAAACATTTATTAAAGGAAAGAAGAAAGTTACTAAGTAAGAAGAAGTCAAAAGATAAATAG
- the glf gene encoding UDP-galactopyranose mutase, giving the protein MNVKYDFLIVGAGLYGAVFAQEARKAGKTCLIIDKRDHVAGNIYTERVEDIQVHRYGAHIFHTNNKEVWQYVNQFAEFNRYTNSPVANYNGEIYNLPFNMNTFNKMWGVITPDEAKQKIEQQRKESFVESPRNLEEQAINLVGVDIYEKLIRGYTEKQWGRPCNELPAFIIRRLPVRFTYDNNYFDAKYQGIPEGGYTRMVEKMIEGIEVKLNVDYFEDKERWDSIADKVVYTGAIDAYFNYKFGILEYRSVKFETEVLDMENFQGNAVVNYTDRETPYTRIIEHKHFEFGTQPKTVVSREYSAEWKLGDEPYYPVNDERNSALYEKYKLAAESQSKVVFGGRLGEYKYYDMDKVIEVALQKVKEVLSK; this is encoded by the coding sequence ATGAATGTTAAATATGATTTTTTAATAGTAGGGGCAGGATTATACGGTGCAGTATTTGCACAGGAGGCTAGAAAAGCTGGAAAGACATGTCTTATTATTGATAAGCGTGATCATGTTGCAGGAAATATTTATACTGAAAGAGTTGAAGATATTCAGGTACATAGGTATGGAGCTCATATATTTCATACTAACAATAAGGAAGTTTGGCAATATGTGAATCAATTTGCGGAATTCAATAGATATACCAACAGTCCTGTAGCAAATTATAATGGGGAAATATATAATCTACCTTTTAATATGAATACATTTAATAAGATGTGGGGAGTTATAACACCAGATGAGGCCAAGCAAAAAATAGAACAGCAGCGTAAAGAGAGTTTTGTTGAAAGTCCTAGAAATTTAGAGGAGCAAGCGATAAATTTAGTAGGTGTAGATATATATGAAAAGCTTATACGTGGATATACTGAAAAACAATGGGGACGCCCTTGCAATGAATTGCCTGCATTCATTATTCGTAGATTACCAGTAAGATTTACTTATGACAATAATTATTTTGATGCTAAATATCAAGGTATACCAGAGGGCGGTTATACTAGAATGGTTGAAAAGATGATAGAGGGTATTGAAGTAAAGTTGAATGTGGACTATTTTGAAGATAAAGAAAGATGGGATAGTATTGCGGATAAAGTAGTTTATACTGGGGCTATTGATGCATATTTTAACTATAAGTTTGGGATTTTGGAATATAGAAGTGTAAAGTTTGAAACAGAAGTTTTGGATATGGAAAACTTTCAAGGTAATGCTGTGGTAAATTATACAGATAGGGAAACACCATATACTCGTATCATAGAACACAAGCATTTCGAATTCGGAACACAGCCTAAAACTGTTGTTAGCCGTGAATATAGCGCAGAATGGAAACTAGGAGATGAACCTTATTATCCTGTAAATGATGAAAGAAACAGTGCATTGTATGAAAAGTACAAGTTAGCTGCTGAGTCTCAAAGTAAAGTTGTTTTTGGAGGACGTCTAGGAGAGTACAAATATTATGATATGGATAAAGTCATAGAGGTTGCATTACAAAAAGTTAAGGAAGTTTTGAGCAAATAA